In Reinekea thalattae, a genomic segment contains:
- a CDS encoding YicC/YloC family endoribonuclease: MTYSMTAFARKEQSFDFGTLSVEIKSVNQRYLEPSFRLPETLRPIEMKLRELLKKQVKRGKLEVNAKFYANNDEQSLGVDSARLAAVTGALQTLSESVDNAAPINLVELLQYPGILISNEIDTEQVQAEMTKLFSNALDDFLAGREREGAVLAQAIEDRLVDIADIVQAIRLEVPEWVQSFRNNLKEKAFNLGVELNPERLEQEVVLLAQKADVAEELDRLDGHVKECRTILKQKGAVGRKLDFLMQEFNREANTLGSKSTKESITRNAVQLKVLIEQMREQVQNIE, from the coding sequence ATGACCTACAGCATGACCGCCTTTGCCCGCAAAGAACAAAGTTTTGATTTCGGCACGCTGTCGGTCGAAATTAAATCGGTCAATCAGCGTTATCTAGAACCGAGCTTTCGTTTACCAGAAACACTGCGACCGATCGAAATGAAGTTGCGTGAGCTGTTAAAAAAGCAGGTTAAGCGCGGCAAGCTAGAGGTTAATGCTAAGTTTTACGCCAATAACGATGAGCAATCGCTGGGCGTTGATTCCGCTCGACTAGCGGCAGTCACCGGTGCCTTGCAAACTTTAAGCGAGAGCGTTGATAACGCCGCGCCGATTAATTTGGTAGAACTACTGCAATACCCCGGTATTTTGATCAGTAACGAAATTGATACCGAGCAAGTGCAGGCAGAAATGACCAAACTGTTCAGCAATGCATTGGATGACTTCCTCGCCGGTCGAGAACGAGAAGGCGCTGTACTGGCGCAAGCCATTGAAGATCGCTTGGTAGACATTGCCGACATCGTGCAAGCCATTCGCCTAGAAGTACCAGAATGGGTGCAGAGTTTCCGCAACAATTTAAAAGAAAAAGCATTCAACTTAGGTGTCGAATTAAACCCCGAACGGTTAGAACAGGAAGTCGTATTGTTAGCGCAAAAAGCTGACGTCGCCGAAGAACTCGACCGGCTCGACGGTCACGTAAAAGAATGCCGCACCATTCTTAAACAAAAGGGCGCGGTTGGCCGCAAGCTCGACTTTTTAATGCAAGAGTTTAACCGCGAAGCCAACACACTCGGTTCTAAAAGCACCAAAGAAAGCATTACTCGTAATGCCGTCCAGCTTAAAGTGCTGATCGAACAGATGCGCGAGCAAGTGCAGAATATTGAGTAG
- the rph gene encoding ribonuclease PH: MRPSGRSNDQLRQITIERSFTKHAEGSVLVSFGDTKVICTASVEQGVPRFMKGEGKGWVTAEYGMLPRATGSRNNREAARGKQTGRTVEIGRLIGRSLRAALNMELLGEYTITLDCDVIQADGGTRTASITGAYVALADAINKLLAEGSIKKNPIKHPIAAVSVGIWNDTPVLDLDYAEDSTAETDLNVVMTGTGGFVEIQGTAEGEPFAPDQLTAMLALADKGVRELCELQQQALAQ; the protein is encoded by the coding sequence ATGCGACCAAGCGGCCGAAGCAATGACCAATTACGCCAGATCACCATTGAACGATCTTTCACCAAACATGCAGAAGGCTCAGTCTTAGTCAGCTTTGGTGATACCAAGGTGATTTGCACCGCCAGTGTCGAGCAGGGCGTACCTCGCTTCATGAAAGGCGAAGGCAAAGGCTGGGTGACCGCAGAATATGGCATGTTGCCGCGTGCAACGGGCAGCCGTAATAACCGAGAAGCCGCACGTGGCAAACAAACCGGCCGTACGGTTGAGATTGGCCGTCTAATTGGTCGCTCGTTACGTGCCGCGCTAAATATGGAATTGTTGGGCGAATACACCATCACCTTAGATTGCGATGTGATTCAGGCCGATGGCGGCACACGCACTGCTTCAATCACCGGTGCCTACGTTGCACTCGCCGATGCCATTAACAAGCTGTTGGCCGAAGGCAGCATCAAAAAGAACCCGATCAAGCATCCTATCGCCGCCGTCTCGGTTGGTATCTGGAACGACACCCCAGTATTGGATTTAGATTACGCCGAAGATAGCACCGCCGAAACTGACCTCAATGTTGTTATGACCGGCACCGGTGGCTTTGTAGAAATTCAGGGCACTGCCGAAGGCGAACCGTTTGCACCAGATCAGCTAACCGCCATGCTTGCCTTGGCCGATAAAGGCGTACGCGAGCTGTGCGAGCTACAGCAGCAAGCCTTAGCGCAATAA
- a CDS encoding cytochrome-c peroxidase, with product MSYSWRVLALCLLLPLVAVQADEPVSLTKAQLGQVLYFDVNLSKNRTQSCATCHNPEHGFIDNRESLLNGMVSLGDDGTSFGDRNTPTASYASFIPVLTLNDAGEFRGGQFLDGRERDLAGQAGGPPINPIEMGMANKAEVVARLQENPFYQQVFAQLYGDDVFSEVDQAYAAMADSIAEFEKTDFFSPFDSKYDRYLKGELELTQQEQLGEALFFSDQFTNCNACHQLKPFPSSQGETFSNYEYHNLGVPVNNAVRAANGLGADFVDPGLLAHPRINDENQAGKFKVPTLRNVAVTAPYMHNGVFSDLRTVILFYDKFNNSTRTVNPETGLPWQAPEVAKNLALEDEEFDAPALSDKEVDALVAFLATLTDQRYEHLLQDAP from the coding sequence TTGTCTTATTCTTGGCGTGTTCTAGCGTTGTGTTTGTTGTTGCCCCTAGTTGCGGTGCAGGCCGATGAACCTGTGAGTTTGACTAAGGCGCAATTGGGTCAGGTGTTATATTTCGATGTTAATTTATCGAAAAACCGCACTCAGTCCTGCGCGACCTGCCATAACCCAGAACATGGTTTTATTGATAACCGAGAAAGCCTTCTTAATGGCATGGTGTCGCTTGGCGATGACGGTACTTCTTTTGGTGACCGCAATACACCAACCGCCTCATACGCTAGTTTTATTCCGGTATTAACGCTGAACGATGCCGGTGAGTTTCGCGGCGGCCAATTTTTAGATGGTCGTGAGCGTGATTTAGCCGGACAAGCCGGTGGCCCGCCGATCAATCCGATTGAAATGGGCATGGCCAACAAAGCCGAAGTTGTTGCTCGGCTGCAAGAAAACCCATTTTATCAGCAGGTGTTTGCGCAACTCTATGGCGACGATGTGTTCTCCGAGGTCGATCAGGCTTATGCCGCTATGGCTGATAGCATTGCCGAATTTGAAAAAACCGATTTCTTTTCTCCGTTCGACTCCAAATACGACCGCTATTTAAAGGGTGAACTGGAATTAACCCAGCAAGAGCAATTAGGTGAGGCGCTGTTTTTCTCTGACCAATTTACCAATTGTAACGCCTGTCATCAGCTTAAGCCCTTTCCCTCAAGCCAAGGCGAAACCTTCAGTAATTACGAATACCACAATTTAGGTGTGCCGGTGAATAATGCGGTTCGCGCCGCTAACGGCTTAGGTGCTGATTTTGTCGACCCTGGTTTGTTGGCGCACCCTAGAATTAATGATGAAAACCAAGCCGGAAAATTTAAGGTGCCAACATTGCGCAATGTCGCGGTAACTGCGCCTTATATGCATAACGGTGTTTTTAGTGATTTACGCACGGTTATTCTGTTTTACGATAAATTCAACAACAGTACTCGCACTGTTAACCCTGAAACGGGTTTGCCATGGCAAGCGCCTGAAGTGGCAAAAAATCTGGCGCTCGAAGATGAAGAGTTTGATGCGCCAGCCCTCAGTGATAAAGAAGTCGACGCGCTTGTGGCTTTTTTAGCAACCCTTACCGATCAGCGATATGAGCATCTATTACAGGATGCGCCTTAG
- the prlC gene encoding oligopeptidase A: MTTTNPLLEDFELPPFEQFSAEQIEPAMTQLIEDGKQTIEQLLANSEPATWQNFIEPLDQQERRMDNAWALFSHLSNVKDSPELRDAYGKALAMVTEYSTWLGQHAGLFKAYKSIEQSEQFADLSIAQQETIRQALLDFRLSGIDLPAEKQQQYAQLKTELAKLSQTYSEQLLDATQSWTRPVDDVAELAGLPQTALDTLAQYAKQKDQTGWLITLEMPSVIPVLTYADNRELREEVYRANVSKASDLGPDAGKFDNGPVMTEILQKRQQVAELLGYNSHADVSLATKMAQSPTQVIEFLQQLADKAVPQAKQEFEQLAAFAKNELGINELQPWDVSYASEKLKQKTYSISQEELRAYFPASKALVGLFETTTRLFNVTFEPAEEFESYHPDVSLHNVYENGKLIARFYLDLYAREGKRGGAWMDDCRVRMQLDEDNTQLPVAYLTCNFTAPVDGKPSLLTHDEVTTLFHEFGHGLHHMLTRINVKSVSGINGVAWDAVELPSQFMENWCWQEEALAFISGHVETREKLPKDMLEKLLAAKNFQSAMATVRQLEFSMFDMLLHMKTDGFSVDDIQSLLNEVRSQVSVVPAIAENRFQNGFAHIFAGGYAAGYYSYKWAEVLSADAFSRFEEEGIFNETAGLDFRNIVLANGGSVPAAELFEKFRGREPSVEPLLRHNGIAAA; the protein is encoded by the coding sequence ATGACAACCACCAATCCGCTACTAGAAGATTTTGAGCTGCCGCCATTCGAGCAGTTTTCTGCCGAACAAATTGAACCGGCCATGACTCAGCTGATTGAAGATGGCAAACAAACCATTGAACAGCTGTTAGCCAATAGCGAACCGGCAACTTGGCAAAACTTTATCGAGCCGCTTGACCAACAAGAGCGTCGCATGGATAACGCATGGGCTTTATTTAGTCACCTCAGTAATGTTAAAGATTCGCCTGAACTGCGCGATGCTTACGGCAAAGCATTGGCGATGGTGACTGAATATTCGACATGGCTTGGGCAACACGCTGGGCTTTTTAAGGCTTATAAAAGCATAGAACAAAGCGAACAATTCGCAGACTTATCGATCGCACAACAAGAGACTATCCGTCAGGCGTTACTCGATTTTCGCTTGAGCGGTATTGATCTGCCAGCAGAGAAACAACAGCAGTACGCGCAATTGAAAACCGAACTTGCCAAGCTCAGCCAAACCTATTCTGAGCAGTTACTCGATGCTACTCAAAGCTGGACGCGACCAGTCGATGATGTTGCCGAGCTTGCAGGTCTGCCACAAACAGCTCTCGACACCCTAGCGCAATACGCCAAACAAAAAGACCAAACCGGCTGGCTAATTACCTTGGAAATGCCATCGGTTATCCCAGTGCTTACCTACGCTGACAACCGAGAATTACGAGAAGAAGTCTACCGAGCTAACGTCAGTAAGGCATCTGACCTTGGCCCAGATGCCGGTAAGTTCGATAACGGCCCAGTGATGACCGAGATTCTACAGAAGCGCCAACAGGTTGCTGAGCTACTCGGCTACAACAGCCATGCCGATGTTTCTTTGGCGACGAAAATGGCCCAAAGCCCAACTCAAGTAATCGAATTTTTACAGCAGCTGGCCGACAAAGCCGTGCCACAAGCAAAGCAAGAATTTGAGCAGCTGGCAGCCTTTGCCAAAAACGAACTTGGCATTAACGAGCTGCAACCTTGGGATGTCAGTTACGCATCAGAAAAGCTCAAGCAAAAAACCTACAGCATTTCACAAGAAGAGCTGCGCGCTTACTTCCCGGCTTCAAAAGCATTGGTAGGTTTGTTTGAAACCACCACTCGCCTGTTCAATGTTACTTTTGAACCTGCCGAAGAATTTGAAAGCTACCACCCGGATGTCAGCCTGCATAACGTTTATGAAAACGGTAAATTGATCGCTCGTTTTTATCTCGATTTATACGCTCGCGAAGGCAAACGTGGCGGTGCTTGGATGGACGACTGTCGCGTTCGCATGCAGTTAGATGAAGACAACACTCAGCTGCCCGTTGCCTATTTAACCTGTAACTTTACGGCACCGGTCGATGGTAAACCTTCGCTGCTAACGCACGATGAAGTCACCACCCTGTTCCACGAATTCGGTCATGGTCTGCACCATATGCTGACGCGTATTAACGTTAAGTCGGTGTCTGGTATTAACGGCGTCGCTTGGGATGCTGTCGAATTACCAAGCCAATTTATGGAAAACTGGTGCTGGCAAGAAGAGGCGCTGGCGTTTATTTCTGGCCATGTTGAGACGCGAGAAAAACTGCCCAAAGACATGCTCGAAAAACTACTGGCGGCGAAAAACTTCCAAAGTGCTATGGCAACGGTTCGTCAACTGGAGTTTTCGATGTTCGACATGCTGCTGCATATGAAAACCGATGGCTTCTCAGTAGACGATATCCAGTCGTTATTAAATGAAGTACGCAGTCAGGTTTCGGTTGTTCCGGCCATTGCTGAAAATCGCTTCCAAAACGGTTTCGCCCATATTTTTGCTGGCGGTTATGCCGCAGGCTATTACAGCTATAAATGGGCCGAAGTGTTAAGTGCAGATGCGTTCAGCCGGTTCGAAGAGGAAGGTATTTTCAACGAAACGGCCGGCCTCGATTTTCGTAACATCGTGCTGGCTAATGGCGGCAGCGTACCTGCAGCTGAGCTGTTCGAAAAATTCCGTGGTCGCGAGCCTAGCGTTGAGCCACTGTTGCGCCACAACGGCATAGCTGCAGCATAG